In the Flavobacterium acetivorans genome, one interval contains:
- a CDS encoding LLM class flavin-dependent oxidoreductase — protein MKNNVINTGSPDNKPASFQPLGKQGNAPVPLSILDVATTGKGYSAAEAVATSIALAKFADQRGFARYWVAEHHGMPAVSTSSPAMLLSRLIGETKNIRLGSDGMMLPNFPPLVVAEQFGMLQAMASGRIDLGIGRAPGTNGLTASALRGNHLGAEDFPDLLTELLHFLKDDFPDGHPFKNRVFAVPGPGQDRENGIARSFDSPSVWLLGSSGYSAQLAGKLGLPFAFAAQLAPENMLFAFDLYKKNFKKSKVLDKPHTIACFSVFAADTVEEAKIQTHAFAHSMLRMMKGQTYVIPSPEELKDYSYDHSEKFVLESWHEKMIYGTADQVVSRLNEYQKISGADELMIANLGHSPEGILHSAKLIADAYNMPTLGLEINLNE, from the coding sequence ATGAAAAATAATGTTATAAATACGGGTAGCCCAGATAATAAACCAGCTTCTTTTCAACCGCTTGGAAAACAAGGAAATGCTCCGGTTCCTTTGTCAATTCTGGATGTGGCTACAACCGGAAAAGGGTATTCTGCTGCAGAAGCCGTTGCTACCAGTATTGCCTTGGCAAAATTTGCTGACCAACGTGGGTTTGCTCGTTATTGGGTAGCAGAACACCATGGTATGCCTGCTGTTTCCACATCTTCACCCGCCATGTTGCTTTCCAGACTTATCGGCGAAACAAAAAATATACGATTGGGATCTGATGGTATGATGTTACCCAACTTTCCGCCCTTGGTAGTTGCCGAACAGTTTGGTATGCTTCAAGCAATGGCTTCAGGACGTATAGATTTAGGAATAGGCCGTGCCCCTGGAACCAATGGACTTACGGCATCAGCACTTCGTGGTAACCATTTAGGAGCGGAGGATTTTCCAGATTTGTTGACAGAACTATTGCATTTTCTTAAAGATGATTTTCCTGATGGACATCCTTTCAAGAACAGGGTATTCGCCGTTCCAGGACCAGGACAAGATCGTGAAAACGGTATCGCCCGATCTTTTGACAGCCCATCGGTATGGTTATTAGGTTCTTCAGGATATTCTGCCCAATTGGCAGGAAAATTGGGATTGCCATTTGCCTTTGCCGCACAGTTGGCTCCAGAGAATATGCTATTTGCATTTGATCTGTATAAAAAGAATTTCAAAAAGTCAAAGGTTCTTGATAAACCACATACTATAGCATGCTTCTCTGTATTTGCGGCAGATACTGTAGAGGAGGCAAAAATCCAAACGCATGCCTTTGCACACAGTATGCTTCGGATGATGAAAGGACAAACCTATGTTATTCCATCTCCGGAAGAATTGAAAGACTATAGTTACGATCACTCAGAAAAGTTTGTATTGGAAAGCTGGCATGAAAAAATGATATATGGAACTGCAGATCAAGTTGTAAGCCGGTTGAATGAATATCAAAAGATCTCAGGTGCAGATGAACTGATGATTGCCAACTTGGGGCATTCTCCCGAAGGCATATTGCATTCGGCAAAATTGATAGCTGATGCTTATAATATGCCCACTTTAGGGCTTGAAATAAATTTAAACGAGTAA